In Balaenoptera ricei isolate mBalRic1 chromosome 7, mBalRic1.hap2, whole genome shotgun sequence, a single window of DNA contains:
- the LOC132368446 gene encoding ATP synthase membrane subunit K, mitochondrial-like, translated as MAGPETDTQFQFTGIKNYFNTYTLTGRMNCVLATYKGIALIVFHFKLRSKKLQL; from the coding sequence ATGGCAGGTCCAGAAACTGATACCCAGTTCCAATTCACTGGTATCAAAAACTATTTCAACACTTACACTCTCACAGGGAGAATGAATTGTGTACTGGCCACATACAAAGGTATTGCTTTGATAGTCTTCCACTTTAAGTTAAGGTCTAAAAAACTCCAGCTGTGA